A stretch of the Streptococcus himalayensis genome encodes the following:
- a CDS encoding SSURE domain-containing protein, which translates to MANNERYSIFSIRKFKAGVASVLIASGFFIAVGQPTSVLAEESTDPSTTMTSSTGEASSTSDMTQAGEENANSTTTMAQPTAAAQPTTAEEVKTAVAENIKENTEIPAAYLEKANEDGSGPFLAGVNSVIPFEAFGGDGMLTRALLKESDKAPWSDNGSAKHPALLPLESLTKNSYFYEVALDGPAAGRTGKDLIDTLKSTGTHTYKAAVKVYAEKAGMPDLTSQVTERSINVTINGLTPVADVKKAVDENIKTETAIAAAYLEKANADGSGPFLAGVNGTIPFEAFGGDGMLTRLLLKASENAPWSDNGADMNAPILPLDKLAKGQYFYQVALDGEAAGKTGKDLLDVLKDGSHVLNATVKVFGNKDGKADESNVVATRQVKVNINGLTAVENVKKAVDENIKAETTVPAAYLEKANADGSGPFLAGVNGTIPFEAFGGDGMLTRLLLKASENAPWSDNGADMNAPILPLDKLAKGQYFYQVALDGEAAGKTGQELITALKDAGTQTYTAIVKVFGNKDGKADESNVVATREVKVNINGLTTVENVTKAVAENIKAETTVPAAYLEKANADGSGPFLAGVNGTIPFEAFGGDGMLTRLLLKASENAPWSDNGADMNAPILPLDKLAKGQYFYQVALDGEAAGKTGKELLDVLKDGSHVLNATVKVFGNKDGKADESNVVATREVKVNINGLTAVENVTKAVAENIKAETTVPAAYLEKANADGSGPFLAGVNGTIPFEAFGGDGMLTRLLLKASENAPWSDNGADMNAPILPLDKLAKGQYFYQVALDGEAAGKTGQELITALKDAGTQTYTAIVKVFGNKDGKADESNVVATREVKVNINGLTAVENVKKAVDENIKAETTVPAAYLEKANADGSGPFLAGVNGTIPFEAFGGDGMLTRLLLKASENAPWSDNGSAMNAPILPLDKLAKGQYFYQVALDGAATGKTGLDLINALKDAGTHTYTATVKVFGNKDGKADESNVVATRQVKVNINGLTAVENVKKAVDENIKAETTVPAAYLEKANADGSGPFLAGVNGTIPFEAFGGDGMLTRLLLKASENAPWSDNGSAMNAPILPLDKLAKGQYFYQVALDGAATGKTGLDLINALKDAGTHTYTATVKVFGNKDGKADESNVVATRQVKVTINGITAATDVYNALAENIKAKTQVPAAYLENANADGSGPFLAGVNGVIPFEAFGGDGMLTRLLLKASDKAPWSDNGAAMNPALLALESLTKGQYFYQVALDGEAAGKTGKDLLDVLKSGSHVFKATVKVYGNKDGKADLMNIIAQREVYVEVPQLKEAAIMQQNHQMMAPMKTSQGQMQGYTSMQAHQSSMPMASQAALATKKPAAMMQDKMMKQDLPNTGVESSTALSLLGMSLSALAGYGLRKKSKK; encoded by the coding sequence ATGGCAAACAACGAACGATACAGTATCTTTTCCATTCGGAAATTCAAGGCAGGAGTTGCTTCTGTCTTAATTGCTAGCGGATTTTTCATAGCAGTTGGGCAACCAACCTCAGTCCTTGCAGAAGAAAGTACAGATCCTTCAACTACAATGACCTCATCAACTGGAGAGGCTTCTTCAACCTCAGATATGACACAAGCAGGTGAAGAAAACGCTAATTCTACCACGACAATGGCTCAACCAACAGCCGCAGCTCAACCAACTACTGCAGAAGAAGTCAAAACAGCTGTCGCTGAAAATATCAAGGAAAACACAGAAATCCCTGCCGCTTATCTTGAAAAAGCTAATGAAGACGGCTCTGGGCCTTTCCTTGCGGGAGTCAATAGTGTAATTCCTTTTGAAGCCTTTGGTGGAGATGGCATGCTTACTCGTGCCCTTCTGAAAGAATCTGACAAAGCACCATGGTCAGACAATGGCTCTGCTAAACATCCTGCCCTTCTCCCTCTTGAAAGCCTTACAAAAAACAGCTATTTCTATGAAGTAGCCCTTGATGGGCCTGCGGCTGGAAGAACTGGAAAAGATTTGATTGATACACTCAAATCAACTGGAACACACACCTATAAAGCAGCTGTTAAAGTTTATGCTGAAAAAGCTGGTATGCCTGATTTGACAAGCCAAGTCACAGAACGTTCGATCAATGTGACCATCAACGGACTAACGCCTGTGGCAGATGTGAAAAAGGCAGTTGACGAAAACATCAAGACAGAAACAGCTATCGCTGCTGCCTACCTTGAAAAAGCTAATGCCGATGGTTCTGGACCTTTCCTTGCTGGAGTTAATGGAACAATCCCATTTGAAGCCTTCGGTGGAGACGGCATGCTTACTCGCTTGCTCCTTAAAGCATCTGAAAATGCTCCTTGGTCTGACAACGGTGCAGACATGAACGCTCCTATCTTGCCTCTTGATAAACTTGCAAAAGGACAATACTTCTACCAAGTTGCTCTTGACGGAGAAGCTGCTGGTAAGACCGGTAAAGACTTGCTAGATGTCTTGAAGGACGGTTCACATGTTTTGAATGCAACCGTTAAAGTCTTCGGAAACAAAGACGGTAAAGCTGATGAAAGCAATGTAGTCGCAACTCGCCAAGTAAAAGTGAACATCAATGGATTGACTGCTGTTGAAAATGTGAAGAAAGCGGTTGATGAAAACATCAAAGCTGAAACAACTGTTCCTGCAGCTTATCTTGAAAAAGCTAATGCCGATGGTTCTGGACCTTTCCTTGCTGGAGTTAATGGAACAATCCCATTTGAAGCTTTCGGTGGAGACGGCATGCTTACTCGCTTGCTCCTTAAAGCATCTGAAAATGCTCCTTGGTCTGACAACGGTGCAGACATGAACGCTCCTATCTTGCCTCTTGATAAACTTGCAAAAGGACAATACTTCTACCAAGTTGCTCTTGACGGAGAAGCTGCTGGCAAGACTGGTCAAGAATTGATTACTGCATTGAAAGACGCTGGTACGCAAACTTACACTGCAATCGTTAAAGTCTTCGGAAACAAAGACGGTAAAGCTGATGAAAGCAATGTAGTCGCAACTCGTGAAGTAAAAGTGAACATCAATGGATTGACTACTGTTGAAAATGTGACAAAAGCTGTCGCTGAAAACATCAAAGCTGAAACAACTGTTCCTGCTGCCTACCTTGAAAAAGCTAATGCTGACGGTTCTGGACCTTTCCTTGCAGGTGTCAATGGAACAATCCCATTTGAAGCCTTCGGTGGAGACGGCATGCTTACTCGCTTGCTCCTTAAAGCATCTGAAAACGCTCCTTGGTCTGACAACGGTGCAGATATGAATGCTCCTATCTTGCCTCTCGATAAACTTGCAAAAGGACAATACTTCTACCAAGTTGCTCTTGACGGAGAAGCTGCTGGCAAGACCGGTAAAGAATTGCTAGATGTCTTGAAGGATGGTTCACATGTTTTGAATGCAACCGTTAAAGTCTTCGGAAACAAAGACGGCAAAGCAGATGAAAGCAATGTAGTCGCAACTCGTGAAGTAAAAGTGAACATCAATGGATTGACTGCTGTTGAAAATGTGACAAAAGCTGTCGCTGAAAACATCAAAGCTGAAACAACTGTTCCTGCAGCTTATCTTGAAAAAGCTAATGCCGATGGTTCTGGACCTTTCCTTGCTGGAGTTAATGGAACAATCCCATTTGAAGCTTTCGGTGGAGACGGCATGCTTACTCGCTTGCTCCTTAAAGCATCTGAAAATGCTCCTTGGTCTGACAACGGTGCAGACATGAACGCTCCTATCTTGCCTCTTGATAAACTTGCAAAAGGACAATACTTCTACCAAGTAGCCCTTGACGGAGAAGCTGCTGGCAAGACTGGTCAAGAATTGATTACTGCATTGAAAGACGCTGGTACGCAAACTTACACTGCAATCGTTAAAGTCTTCGGAAACAAAGACGGTAAAGCTGATGAAAGTAATGTAGTCGCAACTCGTGAAGTAAAAGTGAACATCAATGGATTGACTGCTGTTGAAAATGTGAAGAAAGCGGTTGATGAAAACATCAAAGCTGAAACAACTGTTCCTGCTGCCTACCTTGAAAAAGCTAACGCTGACGGTTCTGGACCTTTCCTTGCAGGTGTCAATGGAACAATCCCATTTGAAGCCTTCGGTGGAGACGGCATGCTTACTCGCTTGCTTCTCAAAGCATCTGAAAACGCTCCTTGGTCTGACAACGGTTCAGCTATGAACGCTCCTATCTTGCCTCTTGATAAGCTTGCAAAAGGACAATACTTCTACCAAGTAGCTCTTGACGGAGCGGCAACTGGTAAGACCGGCCTAGACCTCATCAACGCCTTGAAAGACGCTGGTACTCACACTTACACTGCAACCGTTAAGGTCTTCGGAAACAAAGACGGTAAAGCAGACGAAAGCAATGTAGTCGCAACTCGCCAAGTAAAAGTGAACATCAATGGATTGACTGCTGTTGAAAATGTGAAGAAAGCGGTTGATGAAAACATCAAAGCTGAAACAACTGTTCCTGCTGCCTACCTTGAAAAAGCTAACGCTGACGGTTCTGGACCTTTCCTTGCAGGTGTCAATGGAACAATCCCATTTGAAGCCTTCGGTGGAGACGGCATGCTTACTCGCTTGCTTCTCAAAGCATCTGAAAACGCTCCTTGGTCTGACAACGGTTCAGCTATGAACGCTCCTATCTTGCCTCTTGATAAGCTTGCAAAAGGACAATACTTCTACCAAGTAGCTCTTGACGGAGCGGCAACTGGTAAGACCGGCCTAGACCTCATCAACGCCTTGAAAGATGCTGGTACTCACACTTACACTGCAACCGTTAAGGTCTTCGGAAACAAAGACGGTAAAGCAGACGAAAGCAATGTAGTCGCAACTCGCCAAGTAAAAGTAACAATCAATGGTATCACAGCTGCGACAGATGTGTATAATGCCCTTGCTGAAAACATTAAGGCTAAGACACAAGTGCCTGCCGCTTATCTTGAAAATGCAAATGCCGATGGTTCTGGACCTTTCCTTGCAGGGGTTAACGGTGTCATTCCTTTTGAAGCCTTCGGTGGAGATGGCATGCTCACTCGCTTGCTCCTTAAAGCATCTGACAAAGCTCCTTGGTCTGACAATGGTGCAGCTATGAATCCAGCTTTACTAGCCCTTGAAAGTTTGACAAAAGGTCAATACTTCTACCAAGTAGCCCTTGACGGAGAAGCTGCTGGTAAGACTGGTAAAGACTTGCTAGATGTCTTGAAGAGTGGTTCACATGTCTTTAAAGCAACCGTTAAAGTTTACGGAAATAAAGACGGCAAGGCCGATTTGATGAATATCATCGCTCAACGTGAAGTTTATGTAGAAGTTCCTCAATTGAAAGAAGCTGCTATTATGCAACAAAATCATCAAATGATGGCACCAATGAAGACTTCACAAGGTCAAATGCAAGGCTACACTTCAATGCAAGCTCATCAGTCATCTATGCCAATGGCATCTCAAGCTGCTCTTGCAACTAAAAAACCAGCAGCCATGATGCAAGACAAGATGATGAAGCAAGACCTTCCAAACACAGGCGTTGAAAGCTCTACTGCCCTCAGCCTTCTCGGAATGTCTCTTAGCGCTCTTGCAGGCTATGGCTTACGCAAAAAATCAAAAAAATAA
- a CDS encoding response regulator transcription factor, producing MNKTILLVDDEIEITEINRRYLAQEGYTVHIAHNGAEALELYKKEVIALIITDIMMPIMDGYDLISEVQAITPDQPFLFITAKTSDMDKIYSLSLGADDFISKPFSPRELVLRVNNILRRIHRNQQQEEHVQVGDLKINHITRQAFIQNKELNLTNKEFDLLWILLSNPQRVFSKTELYDRVWQEEYIDDTNTLNVHIHGLRNALSKYATPETPTIKTVWGLGYKLEV from the coding sequence ATGAATAAAACAATCTTATTAGTCGATGACGAGATTGAAATTACTGAAATCAATCGCCGCTATTTGGCTCAGGAAGGTTATACAGTGCATATTGCCCACAATGGAGCAGAGGCGCTGGAGCTGTATAAAAAAGAAGTCATTGCCTTGATTATCACAGACATCATGATGCCTATCATGGACGGCTATGACTTGATCAGCGAAGTACAAGCAATCACGCCTGATCAGCCATTTTTGTTCATCACTGCCAAAACCTCCGATATGGATAAGATTTACTCGCTCAGCCTAGGAGCAGATGATTTTATCAGCAAACCTTTTAGTCCAAGAGAGTTGGTCTTGCGGGTCAATAATATCCTGCGTCGTATTCATCGAAATCAACAACAGGAAGAACATGTCCAAGTGGGCGATTTAAAAATTAACCATATCACACGCCAGGCTTTTATTCAAAACAAGGAATTAAACTTGACCAATAAGGAATTTGACTTGCTCTGGATTTTGTTGAGCAATCCGCAACGTGTCTTTTCAAAAACAGAGCTGTATGACCGGGTCTGGCAGGAAGAATACATCGATGATACCAACACGCTCAATGTCCACATCCATGGTCTTCGGAATGCTCTATCAAAATATGCGACGCCTGAAACTCCTACCATTAAGACGGTTTGGGGGCTGGGCTATAAGTTGGAGGTGTAA
- a CDS encoding LemA family protein: protein MWLIILAILAVLVIFVIVSYNGLVKSRMHTKEAWSQIDVQLKRRNDLLPNLIETVKGYAKYEGSTLEKVTELRNQVAAATSPAAAMQASDALSRQVSGIFAVAENYPALQANSNFLKLQEELTNTENKISYSRQLYNSVTSSYNVKLETFPSNVIAGMFGFKAADFLQVPEEEKAVPTVDFSGLGD, encoded by the coding sequence ATGTGGTTGATTATTTTAGCAATTCTTGCTGTTTTGGTGATTTTTGTCATCGTAAGCTACAATGGCTTGGTCAAAAGCCGGATGCATACAAAGGAAGCTTGGAGTCAGATTGATGTTCAGCTGAAACGTCGAAATGATCTCTTGCCAAACTTGATTGAGACGGTCAAAGGTTATGCCAAATACGAGGGTTCTACCCTTGAAAAAGTGACCGAGTTGCGCAATCAAGTTGCAGCAGCGACATCACCAGCGGCAGCGATGCAGGCTAGTGATGCTCTTTCCCGTCAGGTATCTGGCATTTTTGCAGTAGCAGAGAACTATCCAGCTCTTCAAGCAAACAGTAACTTCCTCAAATTACAGGAGGAATTGACCAATACGGAAAATAAAATTTCCTACTCTCGTCAGCTTTATAATAGCGTGACAAGTTCTTATAATGTGAAGTTGGAGACCTTCCCAAGCAATGTTATTGCAGGTATGTTTGGCTTTAAAGCTGCAGACTTCTTGCAAGTGCCAGAAGAAGAAAAGGCAGTGCCAACAGTGGACTTTTCTGGATTAGGTGACTAA
- a CDS encoding sensor histidine kinase, which yields MKLKYFILIGYLTSTLIILLSLIWAVNRMLIPEKGEIFILLTTLVASLVGAFVSLMLMRRVFTSLEKLSNHIEGISKNHFETIDDVRSPLEFQEFAQTLNTMTVKLEESFQSVEASEKEKNIMIAQLSHDIKTPITSIQATVEGMLDGLILENERDYYLKTIRRQTDRLNKLVESLNNVTLNTLEREEGSLQAIFIDKLLIDTLSEFQLKLDQEGREVDIQVEPASAKIISDYDKLLRILVNLVSNALKYSPSGSPLQIHAVLTDDQLKITVKDHGQGIPKEELHQIFKLLYRVESSRNMSTGGYGLGLYIAQELAHQLNGQITVQSELGQGSAFSLTMKTQHQI from the coding sequence ATGAAGTTAAAATATTTTATTCTTATCGGATACTTGACCTCTACCTTGATTATCCTCTTGTCCCTTATTTGGGCGGTTAATCGGATGCTAATTCCTGAAAAAGGAGAAATTTTTATTCTCTTGACAACGCTTGTTGCTAGTCTTGTGGGAGCTTTTGTCAGCCTAATGCTGATGAGGCGGGTCTTTACATCCTTGGAAAAATTAAGCAATCATATTGAAGGGATTTCTAAAAATCATTTTGAAACCATTGATGATGTTCGCAGTCCGCTTGAATTTCAAGAATTCGCTCAAACCTTAAATACTATGACTGTAAAGCTGGAAGAAAGTTTCCAGTCTGTAGAAGCCAGTGAAAAGGAAAAAAATATCATGATTGCCCAGCTCTCTCACGATATTAAAACACCGATTACCTCTATTCAAGCGACAGTTGAGGGAATGCTAGATGGTTTGATTTTAGAAAATGAACGGGATTATTACCTCAAAACCATTCGCAGGCAGACCGACCGCCTCAATAAATTGGTCGAATCCCTCAATAATGTCACTCTCAATACGCTTGAGCGAGAAGAAGGCTCCTTGCAAGCTATTTTCATCGACAAGCTCCTGATTGATACCTTATCCGAGTTTCAGTTAAAGCTAGACCAAGAAGGTCGAGAGGTGGATATTCAGGTCGAGCCTGCCTCTGCTAAAATCATAAGTGATTATGATAAACTCTTGCGGATTTTGGTCAATCTCGTCAGCAATGCACTCAAATATTCTCCAAGCGGATCGCCTTTGCAAATCCATGCTGTCTTAACGGATGACCAGCTCAAAATCACCGTTAAAGACCACGGACAAGGCATTCCTAAAGAAGAATTGCATCAGATTTTTAAACTCCTCTACCGCGTAGAATCTTCTCGCAACATGAGTACAGGTGGCTATGGCTTGGGCTTGTATATCGCACAAGAATTAGCCCATCAGCTCAATGGACAGATTACAGTTCAAAGTGAATTGGGACAGGGTTCGGCTTTCTCACTAACGATGAAAACCCAGCACCAAATCTAA
- the rsmG gene encoding 16S rRNA (guanine(527)-N(7))-methyltransferase RsmG, with protein MTPQEFYEALKQQEITLSDTQKAQFERYFELLVEWNEKINLTAITEKKEVYLKHFYDSIAPILQGNIPNEPILLLDIGAGAGFPSLPMKIVYPALQVTIIDSLNKRIQFLHLLAEELGLTDVHFYHGRAEDFAQDKAFRAQFDIVTARAVARMQVLSELTIPFLKVGGKLLALKASHAQKELEEAKNALQILFSKVVDNQEYQLPNGDPRFMTVVEKKKETPNKYPRKAGLPNKRPL; from the coding sequence ATGACACCACAAGAATTTTATGAAGCACTGAAACAGCAAGAAATCACCCTCTCTGATACGCAAAAAGCCCAGTTTGAACGCTATTTCGAACTCTTGGTCGAATGGAATGAGAAAATCAATTTGACCGCTATTACCGAAAAAAAAGAAGTGTATCTCAAACACTTCTATGATTCGATTGCTCCGATTTTACAGGGAAATATTCCAAATGAGCCGATTTTGCTCCTTGATATTGGGGCTGGAGCTGGTTTCCCCAGCCTTCCTATGAAAATCGTCTATCCAGCTTTGCAAGTCACCATCATTGACTCGCTCAATAAGCGAATTCAATTTCTTCATTTGTTGGCAGAGGAATTAGGCTTGACGGATGTTCATTTCTACCATGGGCGAGCTGAGGATTTCGCTCAGGATAAGGCCTTTCGGGCTCAATTTGACATCGTAACCGCTCGAGCCGTCGCCCGCATGCAAGTCCTCTCTGAATTAACCATTCCTTTCCTCAAAGTAGGTGGGAAACTTCTAGCCCTCAAGGCTAGCCATGCACAAAAAGAGCTGGAGGAGGCCAAAAATGCACTCCAAATTCTCTTTAGCAAGGTGGTGGATAACCAAGAATACCAACTCCCAAATGGTGACCCTCGCTTTATGACCGTTGTCGAAAAGAAAAAAGAGACTCCTAATAAATATCCTCGAAAAGCAGGACTGCCCAACAAAAGACCTCTATAA
- a CDS encoding Type 1 glutamine amidotransferase-like domain-containing protein, whose product MTYFLASRPFHYETKTLIPNNAFIERLQAALPQESRAVFISSSPDKATANEAYAALTKDCFAASQFYFTSYAILDQRTQDQAAKLIATADLLILAGGYVPEQNRFFQELELKKLLHNFNGVIVASSAGSMNSAQIVYAQPELEGEALATDYQRFLPGLALTKTMIIPHYQDLKEEVLDGLRLFEDITYTDSYGKTFYALVDGSYLLVQDGKEWICGEAYQIKDGSLRQISTENQLFPLS is encoded by the coding sequence ATGACCTATTTCTTAGCCAGTCGTCCGTTCCATTATGAAACAAAAACCCTTATTCCTAACAATGCCTTTATAGAACGATTACAAGCCGCCCTTCCTCAAGAATCACGTGCTGTTTTCATCTCTTCTAGCCCTGATAAGGCAACTGCTAATGAGGCCTACGCAGCACTCACGAAGGACTGTTTTGCAGCTAGTCAGTTTTACTTCACCAGCTATGCTATCCTTGATCAACGTACACAAGACCAGGCTGCTAAATTGATAGCCACCGCTGATCTCCTTATCCTAGCTGGTGGTTATGTCCCAGAGCAAAATCGTTTTTTCCAAGAATTGGAACTGAAAAAGCTCCTCCACAATTTCAACGGCGTCATCGTGGCGTCCAGTGCTGGCTCCATGAACAGTGCTCAGATAGTCTATGCCCAGCCTGAACTCGAAGGTGAAGCTCTGGCCACAGACTATCAACGGTTTCTGCCAGGTTTAGCTTTGACAAAGACCATGATAATCCCCCATTACCAGGACTTAAAAGAGGAAGTCTTAGATGGGCTTCGGCTGTTTGAAGACATTACCTATACAGATAGCTATGGAAAAACCTTCTATGCCCTTGTTGATGGAAGCTATCTACTCGTCCAAGATGGCAAGGAATGGATTTGCGGAGAGGCTTACCAGATTAAGGATGGAAGCCTTAGGCAAATCTCAACGGAAAATCAACTTTTCCCGCTCTCTTAA
- a CDS encoding energy-coupling factor transporter transmembrane component T family protein: MLEQQRLIGYHAGNSFLHSLSGGSKLLFFILVSMAAMISYDTRFLLAVALGSLFLFRVSHIQLRQVSFILLFAGAFACLNVVMVYLFAPQYGVEIYGAKTVWLQGAGHYNLTSQEVFYLLNLLLKYICTIPLALIFLMTTHPSQFASSLNQIGLPYKIAYSVSLTLRYIPDLQEEFYVIKMSQEARGLELSKKASLSQRVKGNLKIIIPLIFGSLERIDSIATAMELRRFGKHKKRTWYTYQALTTKDYLVIAGAVLSLILSLALFKVNGGRFYNPWR; this comes from the coding sequence ATGCTTGAACAACAAAGGTTAATCGGTTACCATGCAGGCAATAGTTTTTTGCATAGTTTGTCTGGTGGTAGTAAATTGCTCTTTTTTATCCTAGTATCGATGGCAGCCATGATTAGCTATGATACTCGTTTTTTACTGGCCGTTGCCTTGGGTTCTCTCTTTTTGTTTCGTGTATCCCATATTCAATTGCGGCAGGTTTCCTTTATCTTACTATTTGCAGGAGCTTTTGCCTGTCTCAATGTTGTCATGGTCTATCTTTTTGCACCACAATATGGGGTTGAGATTTATGGAGCAAAGACGGTTTGGTTGCAAGGTGCGGGACATTACAATCTCACTTCTCAAGAAGTCTTTTATCTGCTGAATTTATTGTTGAAATATATTTGTACAATTCCGCTGGCTTTGATTTTCTTGATGACCACCCATCCTAGTCAATTCGCCTCTAGTCTCAATCAAATCGGGTTACCCTATAAAATTGCTTATTCTGTCAGCTTGACCTTGCGTTATATTCCTGATTTACAAGAGGAATTTTATGTGATTAAGATGTCGCAGGAAGCGCGTGGTTTGGAACTTTCAAAAAAAGCTAGCCTAAGCCAGCGTGTGAAGGGAAATCTAAAAATCATCATTCCCTTGATTTTTGGCTCCTTGGAGCGCATTGATAGCATTGCGACAGCTATGGAGCTGCGGCGTTTTGGAAAGCACAAAAAGCGGACTTGGTATACCTATCAAGCCTTGACGACCAAGGATTATCTAGTGATTGCAGGGGCTGTGCTAAGCCTTATTCTCAGTCTGGCCCTGTTTAAGGTGAATGGTGGTCGCTTTTACAATCCTTGGCGATAA
- the htpX gene encoding zinc metalloprotease HtpX has protein sequence MLFEQIASNKRRTWFLLVAFFTLLAMIGAAVGYLWLGSGWGGMLLAFIIGGIYAMSMIFQSTEVVMSMNGARQVTEDEAPDLYHIVEDMAMVAQIPMPRVYIVEDPSPNAFATGSNPQNAAVAATTGLLRLMNREELEAVIGHEVSHIRNYDIRISTIAVALASAVTMLSSMAGRMMWFGGSHRRRNDNRENSGGGVEIIMLLLSLLAIILAPLAATLVQLAISRQREFLADASSVELTRNPQGMIHALLKLENGGPMQREVDDASAALYISSPKKENNLQKLFYTHPPISERVERLRQM, from the coding sequence ATGTTGTTTGAACAAATTGCGAGCAACAAGCGGCGGACTTGGTTTTTGTTGGTGGCATTTTTCACACTATTAGCCATGATTGGAGCAGCAGTCGGCTATCTTTGGCTTGGTTCTGGCTGGGGAGGGATGCTTCTTGCCTTTATCATTGGTGGGATTTATGCGATGAGCATGATTTTCCAATCGACAGAGGTTGTTATGTCCATGAATGGTGCCAGACAGGTGACAGAAGATGAGGCACCAGATTTGTACCACATTGTGGAAGATATGGCAATGGTGGCTCAGATTCCGATGCCAAGGGTCTATATCGTTGAGGATCCCTCACCTAATGCTTTTGCGACAGGTTCCAATCCGCAGAATGCAGCTGTTGCAGCAACAACTGGATTATTACGCTTGATGAATCGGGAAGAGTTGGAAGCTGTTATCGGCCACGAAGTCAGTCATATCCGCAATTACGACATTCGAATTTCTACGATTGCAGTTGCCTTAGCCAGTGCAGTGACCATGCTATCGAGTATGGCAGGTCGGATGATGTGGTTTGGTGGCAGTCATCGTAGGCGTAATGATAACCGTGAAAATAGCGGTGGAGGGGTAGAAATTATTATGCTCCTCTTGTCGCTTCTTGCCATTATCCTAGCACCCTTGGCTGCGACTTTGGTCCAGTTGGCCATTTCTCGCCAGCGGGAATTTTTAGCAGATGCCTCAAGTGTTGAGCTGACGCGTAACCCACAAGGTATGATTCATGCCCTTCTCAAGCTAGAAAATGGCGGCCCTATGCAGCGTGAAGTTGATGATGCGAGTGCTGCACTCTACATTAGCTCCCCCAAAAAAGAAAATAATCTTCAAAAGCTCTTTTATACGCACCCACCGATTTCAGAGCGGGTCGAGCGTTTGAGACAGATGTAA